The DNA sequence AACCGTTATCCGCTCATCCACATAAATAAGCTTGGGGTTGTCGATACCACCCTGGAGACTTCACAAAGCCTTGTGCCGGTTTTGGCTGTCGATGGGGAGTCGCGCTACGTTTTTTTGAGCAACCACAATAACCTCGTCGTGATGGATACTCGGACGAAATCGGAGACGACATTGGTAGAGCCGACGAAGGATTCGATTTTGTCCCAGGTGGTCAAGTTCGTCTGGATGCCAAAACTAGAAGCGCTGGCCCTGTTCCAAAATGGCGACTTGTCTCTCTATTACCCGGGAACAAAGCAGCGCGTCCCCATTCGAATTGTTGGAGGCTATGGAATAGGATCCTTCATTCCGCTTAACGACACCGAACTACTAGTTGCAGCCCGGCCACAGGATAGCGGGAAGATTCAGCTCTATCGTCTCAACCTAACGAATGGCGAAATGACGCCGTTCGATAAGGATGGGCCCACAGGCTTGAGTGTTCACCTGGAGCGAGTAAGCGCTCTTTAGCCGACGAACTTATAACCCACGCCGCGTACCGTTACGATCCGATCCGCCGCCTCTTGCGAGGTCGCCAATCGCATGCGGAGCCATCGTACATGCACGTCCACCGTTCGGCTCGTCACGTACGCGTCCTTGCCCCAGATGCGGTCTAGCAACGCCTCACGAGAGAACACCTGACCGGCGTTCTTGGCCAAAAACAGCAGAAGGGCGAACTCCTTCGGCGAAAGGGTGAGCAGTTTGCCGTCCAGGGTCGCTTCGTGCGTTCGTGGATCAATTCGGAGGTCGCCCCGTTCGACGACTTCTTGAATCGCTTCGCCGCCGGATCGGCGCAGGATTGCCCGCACGCGGGCCACCAATTCGGTCATATTGAACGGCTTTACGACATAGTCGTCGGCGCCCATCTCCAAGCCCTTGATGCGATCCTCTTCCGAGGCGCGGGCCGAGACGAAGATGATCGGCGTTTGGTGTTCGCGCCGCACGGCCTTGCAGAAATCGTGGCCGCTTCGGTTGGGCAACATGATATCGAGGATGACCAGGTTTGGCTTCACGCGCTTATACAGGCGCATCGCATCTTCGGCGGTCTCCGCCGTAAACGTGGTGAATCCTTCCTTCCGGAACTTGTTTTCCAGTGTCTCAATGATCGCGGTTTCGTCATCGACGATCAGGATTGTCATCGTCTCCGTTCCCTGTCTAGCCTTATCGAGTCGGTCAGCAATTGCCATATTGTCCTCGGCGAGTACACCGAGAATCGTTTTTACATTTCTTTATTAAGGGACGGTAAAGCTTAGGACCCTGCGGCGATGATTTCAACATTTGCCCGCGGAACCGTGACTTCTTCGCCCGAACCTAATTTGGCCCGAAGCACCCTGACATGAGTACCAGATTCGAGCGTCACCAGCTCGGCCGGAAGCTGAGTGACCGATCCGATGAGTCCGAAATATGGTTCGCGAATGATTCTGATCTGCGATCCGATCTCCAAAGCCAGGGCCTTTGCCTCCGCCGGAGCCTCGCCCGCGTGCTTGGGCTCAGGAACGATCAGCTCGGGTCGAATAACGCCTGCGCGAATCTGTGTTGCACCATTGATCGACGCGTCATGTCCATTGATCGACTTCAGCAGGTCAAAAGTGCGCTGAGCCATCGGCAAGAAACCAAAGCCTTCCGTGACCATCAGAGTCAGGTCGATCTTTTCCGTACCGGTGATCGCCACGCCAATGTCGTAGCCCAGAAATTCGATAAGGTCGCTGTCCTTCAGGCCGCCAGCGATGATTCCCGCTGCGCCTACCGACGCCGCCTTCTTGATCGCCGCCGCCGTCATACCTGCGCCGCCAACCAGAATCTTGCCCTTGTCGTCCGGCTTGATGTCGCCTTCATCGAGAACCTTTTCGTGGTCGGTCACAGCTAGCCGAACGACACCTTGTCGCTCGCCGCCAACGCCGAAAATGCCTTGGATCATCGCGCATCGCGTCTCGACGATCGCGCCTTCGTCCGGCATGACGTCCAGGACGGTGCCTTTGATATAGGCGTCAATCTCGATCGGGATCGAAGGTTCGCGGATCAGCGCATTGCCCGTGACCTCACTGAACGACTCGAACGTCCCGGTGTAATCGCAAGTCGCGGTCGGCGCTTTGAACAAACCGAACAGCTTCTTCCCTTCCGCCACCAGTTGGCCCTTTTCGACCGGATCGCCGACATTGATCTTCAAAAAGGCAGGAACGTCTTTGGCTTCAACTCCGAGTTGGTCCGCAATCTTGACGGTTTGGAGCGCGCCTGGAAGCATCGCTTGGGCGACGGCAGTCTTTGGCTCGACGGAATCGCCAACTTTGACGAGGACGTTGCCCTTAATGGGAAGGCGTCGAGTGCGGCGGACGACGATGTCGCCGCTGACGGTGAGTCCAGGGGTATATGCGCTTGCCAAACTGTTGATCCTTCGAGTGAAATCTCGAAAGAGTGTACTTGATGTTAAGCGTCGCGGTCGCTGCTGTGGCCGGGGAATAGCTTCGCCGTTGGGTCCAGATACGTCTTCGCAAAGCACACCGCCGTAGCCGCTTCGCCGACGCCCGTCGCGATCAGCTTCAGCTTGCTTCCGTAGCTCGCCACGTCCCCAACCGCGAAGATACGCGGTCGGTTAGTTTCGAACTTATCGTCCACCTTGATCTGGTTCTTTTCAATCTCCAGACCCCAATCCTTGAGCGGCCCCAAGCTGGACTTGAATCCGATATTGACGCACACCTCGTCACAGTCGAAGAATTCGGTCTCTTTCGTCTGGGTGTTCTCGATGGTTAAACCATTCACGTGATCGTCGCCGTGAAGTTCTTTAACGACGTAGAAAAGCTTCATATCGACCGAGCTGGTCGTCACCTTCACGACGCTGTCCTCGTGCGCCTTGAAGACGTCTCGACGGTGGATCAGCGTGATCGACTCCGCAATGTCTTCGAGGGCCATCGCCCAGTCGAACGCGCTATCGCCGCCGCCAACGATGGCGAGCTTGCGGTTGGTGAAAACGCTGGTGTCCCGAACGCCGTAGTGAACGCCCTTGCCGATAAAGTCGTCCTCGCGAAGCGCCCCGATCTTGGTGGGCTGGAATGCGCCCGGTCCCGCCGAGATGATGATGGTC is a window from the Armatimonadota bacterium genome containing:
- a CDS encoding response regulator, with product MTILIVDDETAIIETLENKFRKEGFTTFTAETAEDAMRLYKRVKPNLVILDIMLPNRSGHDFCKAVRREHQTPIIFVSARASEEDRIKGLEMGADDYVVKPFNMTELVARVRAILRRSGGEAIQEVVERGDLRIDPRTHEATLDGKLLTLSPKEFALLLFLAKNAGQVFSREALLDRIWGKDAYVTSRTVDVHVRWLRMRLATSQEAADRIVTVRGVGYKFVG
- a CDS encoding FAD-dependent oxidoreductase gives rise to the protein MNTVDVTIIGGGPCGLFAAFYAGLRGMSVRIIDSLPELGGQLTALYPEKYVYDMPGFPKVLAKDLAKAMIEQGTQFHPKLVLENTAEELIDAGDHYIINTDKGLELSTKTIIISAGPGAFQPTKIGALREDDFIGKGVHYGVRDTSVFTNRKLAIVGGGDSAFDWAMALEDIAESITLIHRRDVFKAHEDSVVKVTTSSVDMKLFYVVKELHGDDHVNGLTIENTQTKETEFFDCDEVCVNIGFKSSLGPLKDWGLEIEKNQIKVDDKFETNRPRIFAVGDVASYGSKLKLIATGVGEAATAVCFAKTYLDPTAKLFPGHSSDRDA